A region of Streptomyces paludis DNA encodes the following proteins:
- a CDS encoding GlxA family transcriptional regulator, translated as MSQDSTAAPESVRKLSGRRRREVVAVLLFSGGPIFESSIPLSVFGIDRQDAGVPRYRLLVCGGEDGPLRTTGGLELTAPYGLEAVSRAGTVVVPAWRSITSPPPPEALDALRRAHEEGARIVGLCTGAFVLAAAGLLDGRPATTHWMYAPTLAKRYPSVHVDPRELFVDDGDVLTSAGTAAGIDLCLHIVRTDHGAEAASALARRLVVPPRRGSGQERYLDRSLPEEIGSDPLAEVVAWALEHLHEQFDVETLAARAYMSRRTFDRRFRSLTGSAPLQWLITQRVLQAQRLLETSDYSVDEVAGRCGFRSPVALRGHFRRQLGSSPAAYRSAYRARRPQGEPMTQGGMDPVVPAQASPHSRRTAASGAPGHMSASSALPEHPKASSDMYATGSGRPSLPGQRSAP; from the coding sequence ATGAGCCAGGACTCCACTGCCGCACCGGAGTCAGTACGGAAGCTTTCCGGGCGTCGACGCCGGGAAGTCGTCGCCGTGCTGCTCTTCAGCGGCGGCCCCATCTTCGAGAGCTCCATCCCGCTCTCCGTGTTCGGAATCGACCGCCAGGACGCCGGGGTTCCCCGCTACCGCCTGCTCGTCTGCGGCGGGGAGGACGGACCGCTGCGGACCACCGGCGGCCTCGAACTCACCGCGCCGTACGGACTGGAGGCGGTCAGCAGGGCCGGCACGGTCGTCGTACCGGCCTGGCGGTCGATCACATCACCGCCACCACCGGAAGCGCTGGACGCGCTGCGCCGCGCCCACGAGGAAGGCGCCAGGATCGTCGGTCTGTGCACCGGCGCGTTCGTGCTCGCCGCGGCCGGTCTGCTGGACGGCCGCCCGGCGACGACGCACTGGATGTACGCGCCGACGCTCGCCAAGCGCTATCCGTCCGTACACGTGGATCCGCGAGAGCTGTTCGTCGATGACGGGGATGTACTCACATCCGCCGGCACGGCGGCCGGAATCGATCTGTGCCTGCATATAGTCCGGACGGACCACGGCGCGGAGGCCGCGAGCGCGCTCGCGCGCCGACTCGTCGTACCGCCGCGGCGCGGCAGCGGTCAGGAGCGCTATCTGGACAGGTCTTTACCAGAGGAAATCGGCTCCGACCCGCTCGCCGAGGTCGTCGCCTGGGCGCTGGAGCATCTTCACGAGCAGTTCGACGTGGAGACGCTCGCGGCTCGCGCGTACATGAGCCGCCGGACCTTCGACCGGCGGTTCAGATCGCTCACCGGAAGCGCGCCGCTCCAGTGGCTGATCACCCAGCGGGTGCTTCAGGCACAGCGGCTGCTGGAGACCTCCGACTACTCGGTCGACGAGGTCGCGGGCCGCTGCGGCTTCCGCTCCCCGGTGGCCCTGCGCGGTCACTTCCGGCGGCAGCTCGGCTCGTCCCCGGCCGCCTACCGGTCCGCGTACCGGGCCAGGCGTCCGCAGGGCGAGCCCATGACGCAGGGCGGCATGGATCCGGTCGTACCGGCCCAGGCGTCCCCGCACTCGCGGCGGACGGCGGCTTCCGGTGCCCCGGGGCACATGTCGGCCTCGTCGGCGCTCCCGGAGCACCCGAAAGCCAGTTCCGACATGTACGCGACAGGTTCGGGCCGTCCGAGTCTGCCCGGCCAGCGGAGCGCACCGTAG
- the orn gene encoding oligoribonuclease: MNDRMVWIDCEMTGLSLTDDALIEVAALVTDSELNVLGEGVDIVIRPPDAALETMPEVVRQMHTTSGLLDELAGGTTLAAAEEQVLAYVREHVKEPGKAPLCGNTVGTDRGFLLRDMATLESYLHYRIVDVSSIKELARRWYPRAYFNSPEKSGNHRALADIRESIAELRYYREAVFVPQPGPDSDTAKQIAAKHVLREV; this comes from the coding sequence ATGAACGATCGAATGGTGTGGATCGACTGCGAGATGACCGGGCTCTCGTTGACGGACGACGCACTCATCGAGGTGGCCGCGCTGGTCACCGACTCGGAACTGAACGTGCTCGGTGAAGGGGTGGACATCGTGATCCGCCCGCCGGACGCGGCGCTGGAGACCATGCCCGAGGTGGTGCGGCAGATGCACACCACCTCGGGGCTCCTCGACGAGCTGGCGGGCGGCACCACGCTCGCGGCCGCCGAGGAGCAGGTCCTGGCGTATGTCCGCGAGCATGTGAAGGAGCCGGGCAAGGCGCCGCTGTGCGGGAACACGGTCGGCACCGACCGCGGCTTCCTGCTGCGCGACATGGCGACGCTGGAGAGCTATCTGCACTACCGGATCGTCGATGTCTCCTCGATCAAGGAGCTGGCCCGCCGCTGGTACCCCCGGGCCTACTTCAACAGCCCGGAGAAGAGCGGCAACCACCGTGCCCTCGCCGACATCCGCGAATCCATCGCGGAGCTGCGCTACTACCGCGAGGCCGTCTTCGTGCCGCAGCCCGGCCCGGACTCGGACACCGCGAAGCAGATCGCCGCGAAGCACGTGCTGCGCGAGGTCTGA
- a CDS encoding carbohydrate ABC transporter permease — MATDAPAAPSEKEGAAPATDQDAILREERRRERRSRWYRRDVRWSPYALIAPFFVFFLAFGLFPLLYTGWASLHRVELTAPTDMEWVGLRNFSRLLSDDFFWNALRNTLTIGVISTVPQLLMALAIAHMLNYRLRGSMFFRVAVLTPYATSVAAATLVFVLLFGRDYGMINWALNMVGIDPVDWQNGTWTSQFAVSTIVIWRWTGYNALIYLAAMQSIPDDLYESAALDGASRWQQFLHVTVPSLRPTILFTVVVSTIGATQLFGEPLLFNGSAGANGGSDHQFQTLGLYLYEQGWVNLHLGRASAIAWTMFLILLLIGAVNWLVSRRLRKSS; from the coding sequence ATGGCCACGGACGCACCCGCCGCGCCCTCCGAAAAGGAGGGCGCGGCCCCGGCCACGGACCAGGACGCCATCCTCCGGGAGGAGCGCCGCCGGGAGCGGCGCAGCCGCTGGTACCGCCGCGATGTGCGGTGGAGCCCGTACGCGCTGATCGCCCCGTTCTTCGTCTTCTTCCTGGCCTTCGGGCTCTTTCCGCTGCTCTACACCGGCTGGGCCTCGCTGCACCGGGTGGAGCTGACGGCGCCCACCGACATGGAGTGGGTGGGGCTGCGGAACTTCTCGCGGCTGCTGAGCGACGACTTCTTCTGGAACGCGCTGCGCAACACCCTGACCATCGGGGTGATCTCGACCGTCCCCCAGCTGCTGATGGCGCTGGCCATCGCCCATATGCTCAACTACCGGCTGCGCGGCTCGATGTTCTTCCGGGTCGCGGTCCTCACCCCGTACGCCACCTCGGTGGCCGCCGCGACGCTCGTCTTCGTCCTGCTCTTCGGGCGGGACTACGGGATGATCAACTGGGCGCTGAACATGGTCGGTATCGACCCGGTCGACTGGCAGAACGGCACCTGGACCTCCCAGTTCGCCGTCTCGACCATCGTCATCTGGCGCTGGACCGGCTACAACGCGCTGATCTATCTCGCGGCGATGCAGTCGATCCCCGACGATCTGTACGAGTCGGCGGCGCTGGACGGGGCCTCGCGCTGGCAGCAGTTCCTGCATGTGACCGTGCCGTCGCTGCGGCCGACGATCCTGTTCACGGTCGTGGTCTCGACGATAGGGGCGACCCAGCTGTTCGGTGAGCCGCTGCTGTTCAACGGCTCGGCGGGCGCGAACGGCGGGTCCGACCACCAGTTCCAGACGCTGGGTCTCTATCTGTACGAGCAGGGCTGGGTGAATCTGCATCTCGGCCGGGCCTCGGCGATCGCCTGGACGATGTTCCTGATCCTGCTGCTGATCGGCGCGGTGAACTGGCTCGTCAGCCGTCGTCTGCGCAAGAGTTCGTAG
- a CDS encoding LacI family DNA-binding transcriptional regulator, with product MTSRGTRSREGKARDGRPPTLEEVAVRAGVGRGTVSRVINGSPRVSERTRAAVEAAVAELGYVPNRAARALAANRADAIALVVPEPEARFFAEPYFSDIVGGIGDALADSGMQLLLTFAGGARERRRLAQYLAAHRADGALLVSVRADDPLPELLTGIGIPTVISGPRSAAEPLPSVDSDNAEGARTAVSHLLARGRRTIATITGRLEVYGAACRLDGYRRALAEAGHAPDPGLIAVADFSEEGGRRAMAGLLARRPDLDAVFAASDVMAAGARQALRAAGRRTPDDVALIGFDDSAVARHMDPPLTSVRQPIEEMGRAMAELVLAVVAGESGPRHLVLPTELVVRESS from the coding sequence ATGACATCACGGGGAACCCGCTCGCGGGAAGGAAAAGCGCGCGACGGCCGGCCACCCACGCTGGAAGAGGTCGCCGTGCGCGCCGGTGTCGGCCGCGGCACGGTCTCCCGGGTGATCAACGGTTCCCCGCGCGTCAGCGAGCGCACCAGGGCCGCCGTCGAGGCGGCCGTCGCCGAGCTGGGGTACGTACCGAACCGCGCGGCCCGCGCGCTCGCCGCGAACCGGGCCGACGCGATCGCCCTGGTCGTCCCCGAGCCCGAGGCCCGGTTCTTCGCCGAGCCGTACTTCTCGGACATCGTCGGCGGCATCGGGGACGCCCTGGCCGACTCCGGGATGCAGCTGCTGCTGACCTTCGCCGGGGGCGCCCGCGAGCGCCGCCGGCTGGCCCAGTACCTCGCCGCCCACCGCGCCGACGGCGCGCTCCTCGTCTCCGTACGCGCCGACGACCCGCTCCCGGAGCTGCTCACGGGCATCGGCATCCCGACGGTCATCAGCGGCCCCCGCTCGGCCGCCGAACCGCTGCCGTCCGTCGACTCCGACAACGCCGAGGGCGCCCGTACGGCCGTCTCCCACCTGCTCGCCCGGGGCCGCCGTACGATCGCGACGATCACCGGCCGGCTGGAGGTGTACGGCGCGGCCTGCCGCCTCGACGGCTACCGCAGGGCCCTCGCCGAGGCGGGCCACGCGCCCGACCCCGGGCTGATCGCGGTGGCCGACTTCTCGGAGGAGGGCGGCCGGCGCGCCATGGCCGGCCTGCTGGCCCGCCGCCCGGACCTGGACGCGGTCTTCGCCGCCTCCGACGTGATGGCCGCGGGCGCCCGCCAGGCCCTCCGCGCGGCGGGCCGCCGTACCCCGGACGATGTGGCCCTCATCGGCTTCGACGACTCGGCGGTGGCCCGCCACATGGACCCGCCGCTGACCAGCGTGCGCCAGCCGATCGAGGAGATGGGCCGGGCGATGGCCGAACTGGTCCTGGCGGTCGTGGCGGGGGAGTCCGGACCGCGCCATCTCGTGCTGCCGACCGAGCTGGTGGTGCGGGAGTCGTCGTAG
- a CDS encoding universal stress protein: MAGHEIPEPADRERVADPLSELRPAAQTHASCDPAFMHGVVVGFDGSMSSERALAYAIGMARRLGSGLIIVHVANRLPTTVWAGCEPPVFVDVPDHRTEVLGLELACADYLAEVPWILVERGGDICHELEEVGQEYSADAIVVGSTHGIVGRIFGSVAGRLARRARRPVVVIP, from the coding sequence ATGGCCGGTCACGAAATCCCAGAACCCGCAGACCGCGAGCGCGTAGCCGACCCTCTGTCGGAGCTACGGCCTGCGGCCCAGACCCACGCCTCCTGCGATCCCGCCTTCATGCACGGAGTCGTCGTCGGTTTCGACGGCTCGATGTCCAGTGAACGGGCGCTGGCCTACGCCATCGGCATGGCCCGGCGGCTCGGCTCCGGTCTGATCATCGTCCATGTCGCCAACCGGCTCCCGACCACGGTCTGGGCGGGCTGCGAGCCCCCCGTCTTCGTGGACGTGCCGGACCACCGCACCGAAGTGCTCGGTCTGGAGCTGGCCTGCGCCGACTATCTCGCCGAAGTGCCGTGGATCCTGGTCGAGCGCGGCGGTGACATCTGTCACGAGCTGGAAGAGGTCGGCCAGGAGTACTCGGCCGACGCGATCGTCGTCGGATCCACGCACGGCATCGTCGGGCGCATCTTCGGCTCGGTCGCGGGACGGCTCGCGCGCCGGGCGCGACGGCCCGTGGTGGTCATCCCGTAG
- a CDS encoding ABC transporter substrate-binding protein, producing MRTRTRSSRRAVVLMAVAALAAGALSGCSKDSEEPSDGATSASSSGGGGSDKGKTTLTMGLFGAFGYQEAGLYDEYMALNPNIVIKQTTIERNENYYPPLLTHLGTGSGLADIQGVEISNINEVTNTQADKLMDLGKAPGVEKDSFLPWKWGQATNAAGKTIGLGTDIGPQGICYRKDLFAKAGLPTDREAVGKLWAGDWQKYLEVGKRFQAKAPSGVSFVDAAGGVLNAILGGSPDRFYDKNGKIIYKTNPGVRAAWDTAAGFAEAKLSARLQQFTPSWDQGYANSKFATVACPPWMLGYIQDKAGAAGKGKWDVAATPKPSNWGGAFLTVPEAGKNKDEAAKLAAWLTAPEQQATLFTKRASFPSSQAAYALPAVGEAKHEYFDNAPIGQIFVKAAKDMPIQTLGPKDLIIQQNLSDVGMLQVDQKGTSSKDGWNAAVKAIDNALDQ from the coding sequence ATGCGTACACGTACTCGTTCGTCACGCCGGGCGGTGGTTCTCATGGCCGTCGCCGCCCTGGCGGCCGGAGCCCTCTCCGGCTGCTCGAAGGACAGCGAGGAACCCTCCGACGGCGCTACGAGCGCTTCGAGCTCCGGCGGCGGTGGCAGCGACAAGGGCAAGACCACGCTCACGATGGGACTCTTCGGCGCCTTCGGCTACCAGGAGGCCGGGCTCTACGACGAGTACATGGCGCTCAACCCGAACATCGTCATCAAGCAGACGACGATCGAGCGGAACGAGAACTACTACCCGCCGCTCCTCACCCACCTGGGCACCGGCAGCGGGCTCGCCGACATCCAGGGTGTCGAGATCTCCAACATCAACGAGGTCACCAACACCCAGGCCGACAAGCTGATGGACCTCGGCAAGGCGCCGGGCGTGGAGAAGGACAGCTTCCTGCCCTGGAAGTGGGGGCAGGCCACCAACGCGGCCGGCAAGACCATCGGGCTCGGCACCGACATCGGGCCCCAGGGCATCTGCTACCGCAAGGACCTCTTCGCCAAGGCGGGGCTGCCCACCGACCGCGAGGCGGTCGGCAAGCTCTGGGCCGGCGACTGGCAGAAGTATCTGGAGGTCGGGAAGCGGTTCCAGGCCAAGGCGCCCAGCGGGGTGTCCTTCGTGGACGCGGCCGGCGGGGTGCTGAACGCGATCCTCGGCGGCAGCCCGGACCGGTTCTACGACAAGAACGGCAAGATCATCTACAAGACCAACCCGGGTGTGCGCGCGGCCTGGGACACCGCCGCCGGCTTCGCCGAGGCCAAACTGAGCGCCCGGCTCCAGCAGTTCACGCCCAGCTGGGACCAGGGCTACGCCAACAGCAAGTTCGCCACCGTGGCCTGCCCGCCGTGGATGCTCGGCTATATCCAGGACAAGGCGGGCGCCGCGGGCAAGGGCAAGTGGGACGTGGCCGCCACACCCAAGCCCAGCAACTGGGGCGGTGCCTTCCTCACCGTGCCCGAGGCGGGCAAGAACAAGGACGAGGCAGCCAAGCTCGCCGCCTGGCTGACCGCGCCCGAGCAGCAGGCCACGCTCTTCACCAAGCGCGCCAGCTTCCCCAGCTCCCAGGCGGCGTACGCGCTGCCCGCCGTGGGTGAGGCCAAGCACGAGTACTTCGACAACGCGCCCATCGGGCAGATCTTCGTCAAGGCGGCCAAGGACATGCCGATCCAGACCCTGGGCCCGAAGGACCTGATCATCCAGCAGAACCTGTCCGACGTCGGCATGCTCCAGGTCGACCAGAAGGGTACGTCGTCCAAGGACGGCTGGAACGCCGCCGTGAAGGCGATCGACAACGCGCTGGACCAGTGA
- a CDS encoding HAMP domain-containing sensor histidine kinase, producing the protein MRWALVKVALAATVMVVVAFAVPLGLVIKEMARDRALTNAERQAAAIGPTLSITTERGALERAMASTQAGAAGRMAVHVPAAPDGSAPALEIGTTRAAAKDLRTVQREPRAATAAAPGGSVLLQPIALGSGRIAVVEIHVPRDEVTNGVTTAWLVLSGVGLALIVGSVAVADRLGVRMVRPARRLAGAAHALGEGKLGVRVPEEGPAELRSAALAFNSMADQVVGLLANERELAADLSHRLRTPLTVLRLNAASLGEGPAADQTRAAVAQLEREVDTIIRTAREATPRTVAAGPAGGCDVSEVVRERMDFWSALAEDEGRTVRLAGVDRPVRIPVVRAELAAALDALLGNVFRHTPEGTAFAVDVHNGDDAVIVLVSDAGPGIADPEAALARGNSGARDGSTGLGLDIARRVAESTGGDVRIGRSVLGGTEIRIWIGLHGMHGLHGPDARRAGHRLRGRGRGPGRSWWPSRRAATART; encoded by the coding sequence ATGAGGTGGGCCCTGGTCAAGGTGGCGCTCGCCGCGACGGTGATGGTCGTGGTGGCCTTCGCCGTGCCCCTCGGGCTGGTGATCAAGGAGATGGCCCGGGACCGGGCCCTGACCAATGCCGAGCGGCAGGCCGCCGCGATCGGCCCGACCCTCTCCATCACCACCGAACGGGGCGCCCTGGAGCGCGCGATGGCCTCCACCCAGGCCGGGGCGGCCGGGCGGATGGCGGTCCATGTCCCGGCGGCGCCCGACGGGTCCGCGCCGGCGCTGGAGATCGGCACGACCCGGGCCGCCGCCAAGGACCTGCGCACCGTCCAGCGTGAGCCGCGCGCCGCCACCGCCGCCGCGCCGGGCGGCTCCGTACTGCTCCAGCCGATCGCCCTCGGCTCCGGCCGGATCGCGGTCGTCGAGATCCATGTGCCCCGGGACGAGGTCACCAACGGGGTCACCACCGCGTGGCTGGTCCTCTCGGGGGTCGGTCTCGCGCTGATCGTCGGGTCGGTCGCGGTCGCCGACCGGCTCGGTGTACGGATGGTGCGGCCCGCCCGGCGGCTCGCGGGCGCGGCGCACGCCCTCGGTGAGGGGAAGCTCGGCGTACGGGTCCCGGAGGAGGGGCCCGCCGAACTGCGGTCCGCCGCGCTCGCCTTCAACTCGATGGCCGACCAGGTCGTCGGGCTTCTCGCCAATGAACGCGAACTCGCCGCCGACCTTTCGCACCGGCTCCGCACCCCGCTCACCGTGCTCCGTCTCAACGCCGCCTCGCTGGGTGAGGGGCCGGCCGCCGACCAGACCAGGGCGGCGGTCGCGCAGCTGGAGCGCGAGGTCGACACGATCATCCGCACCGCCCGCGAGGCCACCCCGAGGACGGTCGCGGCCGGGCCGGCGGGCGGCTGCGACGTCTCCGAGGTCGTCCGGGAGCGGATGGACTTCTGGTCGGCGCTGGCGGAGGACGAGGGCCGTACGGTACGCCTCGCGGGCGTTGACCGGCCGGTACGTATCCCGGTGGTACGCGCCGAACTCGCCGCCGCGCTGGACGCGTTGCTCGGCAATGTCTTCCGCCACACCCCGGAGGGCACGGCGTTCGCCGTCGATGTCCACAACGGTGACGACGCCGTGATCGTCCTGGTCTCCGACGCGGGCCCGGGCATCGCCGACCCCGAGGCCGCGCTCGCCCGGGGCAACAGCGGGGCCCGTGACGGCTCCACCGGCCTCGGCCTCGACATCGCGCGCCGGGTCGCGGAGTCGACGGGCGGCGATGTACGGATCGGCCGCTCGGTCCTCGGCGGCACCGAGATCCGGATCTGGATCGGCCTGCACGGCATGCACGGCCTCCATGGCCCGGACGCCCGGCGCGCGGGCCACCGGCTGCGCGGCCGGGGGAGGGGGCCGGGGCGGAGCTGGTGGCCCTCGCGCAGGGCGGCGACGGCCAGGACGTGA
- a CDS encoding GH1 family beta-glucosidase, with translation MSDTFPAGFLWGTATAAYQIEGAPQEDGRTPSIWDTFSHTPGKTEGGATGDIAVDHYHRRAEDVRLMADLGLNAYRFSVSWPRVQPTGRGPAVQRGLDFYRGLVDDLLDHGIEPVLTLYHWDLPQELEAAGGWPERETAYRFAEYARLVGEALGDRVRRWTTLNEPWCSSFLGYGSGVHAPGRTDPLATLRAAHHLNLGHGLAAQALRSVLPAGGQVSVSLNPSCVRARTQSPDDLDARRQIDALANRIFSGPMLNGAYPEDLIADTARLTDWSFVQSGDEALCKQPLDSLGINYYTPAVVSASTDPTAERHDGHGASDHSPWPGVDSVAFHQPPGEVTEMGWSVDPTGMYELLMRYSREAPGVPLQITESGAAYDDKPDADGVVHDPERIRYLHAHLSAVRRAIDDGADVRGYFLWSLMDNFEWAYGYTKRFGVVRVDFETQRRTPKSSAHWYAKLAATGVLPDVPLG, from the coding sequence ATGTCCGACACCTTTCCGGCGGGCTTCCTGTGGGGCACCGCCACAGCCGCTTATCAGATCGAGGGCGCGCCCCAGGAGGACGGCCGTACGCCGTCCATCTGGGACACCTTCAGCCATACGCCCGGCAAGACCGAGGGCGGCGCGACCGGCGACATCGCCGTCGACCACTACCACCGCCGGGCCGAGGACGTCCGGCTGATGGCCGACCTCGGGCTCAACGCGTACCGCTTCTCCGTCTCCTGGCCGCGGGTCCAGCCCACCGGCCGGGGACCCGCCGTCCAGCGCGGGCTGGACTTCTACCGCGGGCTCGTCGACGATCTGCTCGACCACGGCATCGAGCCCGTCCTCACCCTCTACCACTGGGACCTGCCGCAGGAGCTGGAGGCGGCAGGCGGCTGGCCGGAGCGCGAGACCGCGTACCGCTTCGCCGAGTACGCCCGCCTGGTCGGCGAGGCGCTGGGCGACCGGGTGCGGCGCTGGACCACCCTCAACGAGCCCTGGTGCAGCTCCTTCCTGGGGTACGGCTCCGGGGTGCACGCCCCCGGCCGGACCGACCCCCTGGCCACCCTGCGCGCCGCCCACCACCTCAATCTCGGCCACGGTCTCGCGGCCCAGGCGCTGCGCTCCGTGCTCCCGGCCGGCGGCCAGGTCTCCGTGAGCCTCAACCCGTCGTGCGTACGGGCCCGTACACAGTCGCCGGACGACCTGGACGCGCGCCGCCAGATCGACGCCCTCGCGAACCGGATCTTCAGCGGGCCGATGCTGAACGGCGCGTACCCCGAGGACCTCATCGCGGACACCGCGCGCCTCACCGACTGGTCCTTCGTGCAGAGCGGTGACGAGGCGCTCTGCAAGCAGCCGCTGGACTCGCTGGGCATCAACTACTACACGCCCGCGGTGGTCTCGGCGTCCACCGACCCGACCGCCGAGCGCCACGACGGTCACGGCGCGAGCGACCACTCCCCCTGGCCGGGGGTCGACTCGGTCGCCTTCCACCAGCCGCCCGGCGAAGTGACCGAGATGGGCTGGTCGGTGGACCCGACCGGGATGTACGAGCTGCTGATGCGCTACTCCCGCGAGGCGCCGGGCGTACCGTTGCAGATCACCGAGAGCGGCGCCGCCTACGACGACAAGCCGGACGCCGACGGTGTCGTCCACGACCCCGAGCGGATCCGCTATCTGCACGCCCATCTGTCGGCCGTACGGCGCGCGATCGACGACGGCGCCGATGTCCGGGGCTACTTCCTCTGGTCGCTCATGGACAACTTCGAGTGGGCGTACGGATACACCAAGCGCTTCGGCGTCGTCCGCGTCGACTTCGAGACCCAGCGCCGCACCCCGAAGTCCAGCGCCCACTGGTACGCGAAGCTGGCCGCCACGGGCGTCCTCCCGGACGTGCCCCTCGGCTGA
- a CDS encoding carbohydrate ABC transporter permease produces the protein MSTTTSRTPALGGEHGENGSAGQRDQDGKGGKRGKGGKGKGAGRQLHGGKITYAVLTLFTVGSLFPLVWTAIAASRNNTRLAQTPPPFWFGGNLFKNLEIAWTDANMGTALFNTTLVAGSIAAGTVLFSTLAGFAFAKLRFRFQNVLLLMVIGTMMVPPQLSVVPLYMMVAKLSWTDQLQSVILPTLVSAFGVFFMRQYLLGALPGELVEAARVDGASSWRVVWHVVFPAARPAMAVLGMLTFVMAWNDFFWPIIALTQNGSPTVQVALTGLGRGYIPDQSVIMAGALLGTLPLLIAFVLFGKHIVGGIMQGAVKG, from the coding sequence ATGTCGACGACGACTTCGCGGACCCCGGCCCTCGGCGGGGAGCACGGCGAGAACGGCAGCGCCGGCCAGCGCGACCAGGACGGCAAGGGCGGCAAGCGCGGTAAGGGCGGTAAGGGCAAGGGCGCGGGCCGCCAGCTGCACGGCGGAAAGATCACCTACGCCGTGCTGACCCTCTTCACCGTCGGTTCGCTCTTCCCCCTGGTGTGGACGGCGATCGCGGCGTCCCGCAACAACACCCGGCTCGCCCAGACGCCGCCGCCGTTCTGGTTCGGCGGGAACCTCTTCAAGAACCTGGAGATCGCCTGGACCGACGCCAACATGGGGACGGCCCTCTTCAACACGACGCTGGTCGCCGGGTCCATCGCCGCCGGTACGGTCCTCTTCTCGACGCTCGCCGGCTTCGCCTTCGCCAAGCTGCGCTTCCGGTTCCAGAACGTGCTGCTGCTGATGGTGATCGGCACGATGATGGTGCCGCCCCAGCTCAGCGTCGTACCGCTCTACATGATGGTCGCCAAGCTGTCGTGGACCGATCAGCTCCAGTCCGTCATCCTGCCCACCCTGGTCAGCGCCTTCGGGGTGTTCTTCATGCGGCAGTACCTGCTCGGCGCGCTGCCCGGCGAGCTGGTCGAGGCGGCGCGCGTGGACGGCGCGAGCAGCTGGCGTGTCGTGTGGCACGTCGTCTTCCCCGCCGCGCGGCCCGCGATGGCCGTGCTGGGGATGCTGACCTTCGTCATGGCCTGGAACGACTTCTTCTGGCCCATCATCGCGCTGACGCAGAACGGCAGTCCCACCGTGCAGGTGGCGCTGACCGGGCTCGGCCGCGGCTATATCCCCGACCAGTCGGTGATCATGGCCGGCGCGCTGCTGGGCACGCTGCCGCTGCTGATCGCCTTCGTACTGTTCGGCAAGCACATCGTCGGCGGGATCATGCAGGGCGCGGTCAAGGGCTGA
- a CDS encoding response regulator transcription factor — protein sequence MPSVLVVEDDQFVRSALIRHLTEAGHTVRSVGTALEALREVAHFRFDMVILDLGLPDLDGSEALKMLRGITDVPVIVATARDDETEIVRLLNDGADDYLTKPFSVEHLSARMAAVLRRARATAEPGAASPRVLRVGGLAIDPLRRQAELDGRRLDLTRREFDLLTFLAARPGVVVPRKELLAEVWQQSYGDDQTIDVHLSWLRRKLGETAARPRYLHTLRGVGVKLEPPL from the coding sequence ATGCCCAGTGTGCTCGTCGTCGAGGACGACCAGTTCGTACGCTCCGCCCTCATCCGGCATCTGACCGAGGCGGGCCACACCGTGCGCAGCGTCGGGACGGCCCTGGAGGCGCTGCGTGAAGTCGCTCATTTCCGGTTCGACATGGTCATTCTCGATCTCGGACTGCCCGATCTCGACGGGTCGGAGGCGCTGAAGATGCTGCGCGGCATCACCGACGTTCCTGTGATCGTCGCCACCGCGCGCGACGACGAGACGGAGATCGTACGGCTGCTCAACGACGGCGCCGACGACTACCTCACCAAGCCGTTCTCCGTGGAGCACCTGTCGGCCAGGATGGCCGCCGTGCTGCGCCGGGCGCGGGCCACCGCCGAGCCGGGGGCCGCGTCGCCGCGGGTGCTCCGGGTCGGTGGGCTGGCCATCGATCCGTTGCGCCGCCAGGCCGAACTGGACGGCAGACGGCTGGATCTGACCCGGCGGGAGTTCGACCTGCTGACCTTTCTCGCCGCGCGCCCGGGTGTTGTCGTACCGCGCAAGGAGCTGCTCGCCGAGGTGTGGCAGCAGTCGTACGGCGACGACCAGACCATTGACGTCCATCTGTCCTGGCTGCGGCGGAAACTGGGCGAGACGGCGGCGCGCCCGCGCTATCTGCACACACTGCGCGGTGTCGGTGTGAAGCTGGAGCCGCCCCTATGA